Proteins from a genomic interval of Peromyscus leucopus breed LL Stock chromosome 12, UCI_PerLeu_2.1, whole genome shotgun sequence:
- the LOC114688958 gene encoding olfactory receptor 5AC1-like: protein MEGNRTLLTEFVLRGITDRPELQVPLFLMFFFIYIVTMVGNLGLIFLVWKDTHLHTPMYIFLGNLAFADACTSSSVTPKMLMKFLNENDMISLGECSAQYYFFCFSATVEIFLLVAMAYDRYVAICNPLHYAVVMSKRLCTVLISMSYIIGFINPAVHVGLLFRLTFCKSNVIEHFYCDFLPVYTISCTDPSLNALVIFIFASSIQISTSVTIVVSYARVLFAVLNMKSKKGRKKAFFTCSAHLFSVSLFYGTLLFMYMSPGSASGKQQDKIYSLFYTVVIPLLNPFIYSLRNKEVLGALKRFIK from the coding sequence ATGGAAGGAAACAGGACCCTGCTGACTGAGTTTGTTCTTAGAGGAATAACAGATCGTCCAGAGCTGCAAGTCCCCCTCTTCCTGATGTTCTTCTTCATCTATATTGTCACCATGGTGGGCAACCTTGGCTTAATCTTTCTTGTCTGGAAGGATACCCATCTTCACACTCCCATGTACATTTTCCTTGGAAATTTAGCCTTTGCTGATGCCTGTACTTCATCCTCTGTGACTCCAAAGATgcttatgaaatttttaaatgagaatgacATGATTTCTCTGGGTGAGTGCTCTGCCCaatattactttttttgtttCAGTGCAACTGTTGAAATTTTCCTATTGGTAgcgatggcctatgaccgctatgtagcCATATGTAACCCTCTGCACTATGCAGTTGTGATGTCCAAAAGACTCTGTACTGTGTTAATAAGTATGTCATATATAATTGGTTTTATAAATCCTGCAGTTCATGTAGGACTATTATTCAGATTAACTTTCTGTAAGTCCAATGTTATTGAACACTTCTACTGTGATTTCTTGCCAGTCTATACAATCTCTTGCACTGATCCATCTCTTAATGCactggtgatttttatttttgcttcctcCATACAAATCAGCACCTCTGTGACCATTGTAGTCTCTTATGCTCGTGTTCTATTTGCTGTCCTGAACATGAAGTCTaagaagggcagaaagaaagCCTTCTTCACCTGCAGTGCCcatctgttttctgtctctttgttctATGGCACTCTCCTCTTCATGTATATGAGTCCTGGGTCTGCATCAGGCAAACAACaggataaaatatattcattgttCTACACAGTTGTGATTCCTCTTCTAAACCCCTTTATTTATAGCTTAAGAAACAAGGAAGTTTTAGGTGCTCTGAAAAGATTTATAAAatga
- the LOC114688954 gene encoding olfactory receptor 5AC1-like, with product MEGNRTLLTEFVLRGITDRPELQVPLFLVFFFIYVTTIVGNLGLIFLIWKDPHLHTPMYLFLGNLAFADACTSSSVTPKMLMKFLNKNDMISMGECFAQFYFFCFSATTEIFLLVAMAYDRYVAICNPLHYAVVMSKRLCTVLISMSYIIGFLNPIVHVGLLFRLTFCRSNVIDHFYCEIMPIYTISCTDPSLNALVAFIFASSIQISTSVTIVVSYARVLFAVLNMKSKKGRKKAFFTCSAHLLSVSLFYGTLLFMYVSPGSGSGKHQDKMYSLFYTVVIPLLNPFIYSLRNKEVLSALKKVIK from the coding sequence ATGGAAGGAAACAGGACCCTGCTGACTGAGTTTGTTCTCAGAGGAATAACAGATCGTCCAGAGCTGCAAGTCCCCCTCTTCCTGGTGTTCTTCTTCATCTATGTCACCACCATTGTGGGCAACCTTGGCTTAATCTTTCTCATCTGGAAGGATCCCCATCTTCACACTCCCATGTACCTTTTCCTTGGAAATTTAGCTTTTGCTGATGCCTGTACTTCGTCCTCTGTGACTCCAAAGATgcttatgaaatttttaaataagaatgacaTGATATCCATGGGTGAGTGTTTtgcccaattttattttttttgttttagtgcaACCACAGAAATTTTCTTATTGGTAgcgatggcctatgaccgctatgtagcCATATGTAACCCTCTGCACTATGCAGTTGTGATGTCCAAAAGACTCTGCACTGTGTTAATAAGTATGTCATATATAATTGGTTTCCTAAATCCTATAGTTCATGTGGGATTATTATTCAGATTAACGTTCTGTAGGTCTAATGTTATTGATCATTTCTACTGTGAAATCATGCCAATCTATACAATCTCTTGCACAGATCCATCTCTTAATGCGTTGGtggcttttatttttgcttcctcCATACAAATCAGCACCTCTGTGACCATTGTAGTCTCTTATGCTCGTGTTCTATTTGCTGTCCTGAACATGAAGTCTAAGAAGGGTAGAAAGAAAGCCTTCTTCACCTGCAGTGCCCACctgctgtctgtctctttgttctATGGCACTCTCCTCTTCATGTATGTGAGTCCTGGGTCGGGATCAGGCAAACACCAGGACAAAATGTATTCACTGTTCTACACAGTTGTGATTCCTCTACTAAACCCCTTTATTTATAGCTTAAGAAACAAGGAAGTTTTAAGTGCTctgaaaaaagtcataaaatga